The genomic DNA CGGCGGGCCGGGCGCTGATGACGATCGCCGCCGGCACCCGCGGCATCGGCACGAGCATCGAGTTGTGATAGGCGCGGACCGCCCCGCCGCGGGCCGCCTCCGTGGTCCGGTACTCCCCGAAGTAGCTGTCGAAGCCCCGCTCGTACAGCAGCCGGTCGCCGGCGAGCTCGCGCAGCTCGATCGCGTAGCGGCCGAGCCCGAAGGGATCGACGAGACCGCTGCGGGGGCCCGCCCACGGCCCCTGCCGGATCAGCCGGTCGAGGCTGACCAGCTCGGTCGTGGCGTTGCCGACCTGGTAGAAGTCGACCCGCAGCGTGGCGTCGTCGAAGGTGGCCTCGAAGGCGGCGCTCGGTGGGCCCTCGGCGGCGGTTGCATTGGAGATCACGAGCAGGGCAGCCAGCAAGACGGTGGTGCGCACGGTCGCCTCCGCGGGCATCTTCGCACAGCCCGCCCGGCGGCGGGTACGGCCGGCAGGCCGGCGAGGGCAAACAATTGGGCCGCCGCAGCGTAACCTAGGATCATGAGCTGGCCGAAGGCCTTGGCGGTCGCATGGGCGGCGTTGGTCGTGTCGCTGGGCTGCGCCCACGCCGCGGCGCGCGGCCGGCTCGGCGACGACGGCTGGGCGCGGGAGGTGGAGCGGCGCGGCGTCGACAGCTCCGCCGCCGTCTATCCGTTCACCACCACGCCGGAGATGGAGCGTTGGGTGTTGGAGGCGCTGCAGGGGCGGCTCAGCGACGGCGCCGGCAGCCAGCTGAAGAGCATCCAGCAGGCGCTGTTCAGCCCGGATTTCGCCTTCAGCTACGACGCCGACCTCACGCTGACCGCCGCCGAGGCCTTCGCCACGCGCCGCGGCAACTGCCTGTCCTTCACCGCGATGTTCGTGGCGATGGCGCGCAGCGTCGGCATCCGGGCCTTCCTGATGTCGGTGCAGCGCCAGCCGGAGGTCGACCGCGACGGCAGCCTGGTGGTGGTCAACCGGCACGTGGTCGCCGGCCACCGCCTCTCGTCGAGCGAGGTCGGCATCTTCGACTTCTACGTCACCAGCGCCGGCCCCTACATCCAGCAGCGACTGATCGACGACGTGACGGCGACGGCGATGTACCACACCAACCTGGGCGGCGACGCGATCCGGCGGGGCGATCTCGACGCCGCGGTGCGCCATCTCGGCATCGCCACCGCCCTTGCGCCGGAGTGGGCCCCCGGATGGGTCAACCTCGGCGTGGCGCGCTACCGGCTCGGTGACACCGAGGGCGCCTTCGCGGACTACCAGCGGGCGCTGGAGGCCGAGCCTGACAACGCATCGGCCCTCGCCAACATGGCGTTCATCTACCGCGAGCAGGGCCGCCTCGTCGAGGCCGAGCTCGCGCTGCGGGCGGCCGCCCATCAGACCACCAACCCCTTCACCCTGATCGCGATGGCCGACGCCGAGATGATGCGCCAGCAATGGGGAGCGGCCGCCAGGTACCTGCGCAAGGCCCGCTGGTGGTACCGCGACGAGCCGGAGGTCTACAAGGCACGGGCCAGGCTGGCCCGCAAGACAGGCGATCCGGCGGCGGCCGAGCGCAACCAGCGTCGAGCGGCCGAGCTCTACCGGCGCCAGGCCTCGTCCCCGGAGTGACCCCGATCCATGCATTGCATTTGAGCGCGAGAGGGTTTATCTCTGAGAGCATGAGGATTTTCGTGATGCCAATTCTCCTGCTCTGCGCCGTCGGCGCCGGGGCGGGCAGCCGCCCGCCCGCGGTCGCGGGGTCCTTCTACACCGACAACCCGGTGGCACTGCGCCGGCAGGTGGGCGAGCTGCTGACGGCGGCGGGTGAGCCGTCGGCCGCGGCGCGGGCGATCGTCGTTCCGCACGCCGGCTACGTCTACTCCGGCGCCGCGGCGGCCCACGCCTTCGCGGCCCTGCGCGCGGCCGCTCCGCGCCGCGTCATCCTGCTCGGTCCGTCGCACCACGCGGCGTTCGCCGGCGGCGCGCTCCCGGATCGGTCGCTGGCGTCGTTCTCGACGCCGCTGGGCGACGTCGTGATCGACGCCGATGCCGTCGGGAGGCTGCGCGGCAGCGCCGACTTCCAGGGACCGGCGCGGGCCCACGATCCGGAGCACTGCCTTGAGGTCGAGCTGCCGTTCCTCCAGGTGGTGGCCCCGGAGGCCCGACTGGTGCCGGTGCTGGTCGGCGAACACACCGACCGGGAGATGACCCGGCGGATGGCCCGTGCGCTTGCCGAGCTGGTCGACCCGGAGACCGTGGTCGTGGTGTCGTCGGACTTCACGCACCACGGCCAGCGCTACGGGTACGCTCCGTTCGCGGGCCGCGCCGATCTCGCCGACACGCTGCTCGCGGTCGGCCGTGCGACCGCCGGCCGGCTCGCCGCGATCGACCCCGACGGATTCTGGCACCAGCTCGAGATCAGCGAGGACACGGTGTGCGGCCGGCGCCCACTGGCCGTGCTCGCCGAGCTGCTGGACCACGCGTTCGCGGGGACCGGCTCGATCGCCGACCTGACGACCTCGGGCCACGTCAGCGGCAGCTTCGACGTCTCGGTGACCTACGCGGCGATCGTCTTCAATGGCGCCTGGCGGGGCTGGACCGAGGACCCGGCGCCGCCGGCGCTGGGCGAGCTCAGCGCCGAGGAGAAGACCGCCCTGCTCGGGCTGGCGCGCGCCACCCTGCGCTCGCACCTGTCCCATGACGCGACGCTCGCGACGTGGTTCACGGACCATGCCGGAGACCAGGCCTGGCGGGCCCTGGCAGGGGCGTTCGTCACCGTGCACAACACCGGGC from Thermoanaerobaculales bacterium includes the following:
- a CDS encoding tetratricopeptide repeat protein codes for the protein MSWPKALAVAWAALVVSLGCAHAAARGRLGDDGWAREVERRGVDSSAAVYPFTTTPEMERWVLEALQGRLSDGAGSQLKSIQQALFSPDFAFSYDADLTLTAAEAFATRRGNCLSFTAMFVAMARSVGIRAFLMSVQRQPEVDRDGSLVVVNRHVVAGHRLSSSEVGIFDFYVTSAGPYIQQRLIDDVTATAMYHTNLGGDAIRRGDLDAAVRHLGIATALAPEWAPGWVNLGVARYRLGDTEGAFADYQRALEAEPDNASALANMAFIYREQGRLVEAELALRAAAHQTTNPFTLIAMADAEMMRQQWGAAARYLRKARWWYRDEPEVYKARARLARKTGDPAAAERNQRRAAELYRRQASSPE
- the amrB gene encoding AmmeMemoRadiSam system protein B, which gives rise to MPILLLCAVGAGAGSRPPAVAGSFYTDNPVALRRQVGELLTAAGEPSAAARAIVVPHAGYVYSGAAAAHAFAALRAAAPRRVILLGPSHHAAFAGGALPDRSLASFSTPLGDVVIDADAVGRLRGSADFQGPARAHDPEHCLEVELPFLQVVAPEARLVPVLVGEHTDREMTRRMARALAELVDPETVVVVSSDFTHHGQRYGYAPFAGRADLADTLLAVGRATAGRLAAIDPDGFWHQLEISEDTVCGRRPLAVLAELLDHAFAGTGSIADLTTSGHVSGSFDVSVTYAAIVFNGAWRGWTEDPAPPALGELSAEEKTALLGLARATLRSHLSHDATLATWFTDHAGDQAWRALAGAFVTVHNTGRRATTEGRLRACMGIIEAREPLVDAVVSAALSAAHDPRFPELALEELPAVELEVSALSPTSRVPGPEAIQVGRHGVVLSKGGRRAVFLPQVAPEQGWTRDQMLDQLARKAGLPADAWRQGTTFEVFTAQVFAEGS